A window from Triticum aestivum cultivar Chinese Spring chromosome 6D, IWGSC CS RefSeq v2.1, whole genome shotgun sequence encodes these proteins:
- the LOC123145136 gene encoding protein NRT1/ PTR FAMILY 7.2 isoform X1 — protein MSANEGELKMRVIAMGGDAAAERRAAEEKLCEYTLDGSVDIKGRPAVKGKSGGWLAGGLILVNQGLATMAFFGVNVNLVLFLTRVVQQSNGDAANNVSKWTGTVYMFSLIGAFLSDSYWGRYKTCAIFQAIFVLVSTLVFVALYTRAIDRWAITVAVHIRDVRTNVGGTARPWADDGLCAFLQGLGLLSLSSRLYLIRPVGCGTEHTPCASHSGTEMGIFYIALYMIAFGNGGYQPNIATFGADQFDEEDPAEAHSKVSFFSYFYLALNLGSLFSNTFLSYLQDHGKWVLGFWASTAAAATALLLFLSGTPQYRHAQPCGNPMASICQVASAACRNWKAGGVSCSSDVEILYEGDDKTDAGSRKLLHTKGFRFLDRAALTTEDTSSKLATCSKTRDQWKLCTVTQVEQVKSILRILPIWVCTILYSVVFTQMASLFVVQGAAMRRTTPLGAFSIPASSMSAFDILTVATTIFLYRRAICPFLARFTGRSTGPTELQRMGLGLVLGAMAMATAGTVEHFRKASATTANSSELHILWQVPQYALIGVSEVMMYVGQLEFFNGEMPDGFKSFGSALCMMSMSLGNYFSDIIVSAVTKATAVDGRPGWIPADLNEGHLNKFYFLLAILSVADFAVYLVFAGRYRKTCKVDGRSDEEEEGSVDDEEACHE, from the exons ATG TCTGCGAACGAGGGAGAGCTGAAGATGAGGGTGATCGCCATGGGCGGCGACGCCGCCGCGGAGAGGAGGGCCGCCGAGGAGAAGCTCTGCGAGTACACCCTCGACGGGTCCGTGGACATCAAGGGGCGGCCGGCGGTGAAGGGCAAGTCGGGAGGATGGCTCGCCGGAGGCCTTATTCTCG TGAACCAGGGCCTGGCGACGATGGCCTTCTTCGGCGTGAACGTGAACCTGGTGCTGTTCCTGACGAGGGTGGTGCAGCAGAGCAACGGCGACGCGGCCAACAACGTGAGCAAGTGGACCGGCACCGTCTACATGTTCTCCCTCATCGGCGCCTTCCTCAGCGACTCCTACTGGGGCCGCTACAAGACCTGCGCCATCTTCCAGGCCATCTTCGTCCTCGTAAGCACTCTAGTTTTTGTAGCTTTGTACacgcgagcgatcgatcgatgggcgATCACTGTCGCGGTGCACATCAGGGACGTACGTACGAACGTAGGTGGTACCGCGCGGCCGTGGGCTGATGATGGGCTGTGCGCCTTTCTGCAGGGGCTCGGGCTGCTGTCGCTCTCCTCGCGGCTATACCTCATCAGGCCGGTCGGGTGCGGCACGGAGCACACGCCCTGCGCCTCGCACTCCGGCACGGAGATGGGGATCTTCTACATCGCGCTCTACATGATCGCCTTCGGCAACGGCGGCTACCAGCCCAACATCGCCACCTTCGGGGCCGACCAGTTCGACGAGGAGGACCCCGCCGAGGCGCACTCCAAGGTCTCCTTCTTCAGCTACTTCTACCTGGCGCTCAACCTCGGCTCGCTCTTCTCCAACACCTTCCTCAGCTACCTCCAGGACCACGGCAAGTGGGTGCTCGGCTTCtgggcctccaccgccgccgccgccaccgccctgcTGCTCTTCCTCAGCGGGACGCCACAGTACCGCCACGCGCAGCCCTGCGGCAACCCCATGGCCAGCATCTGCCAGGTCGCCTCCGCCGCCTGCAGGAACTGGAAGGCCGGCGGCGTGTCCTGCTCCTCCGACGTGGAGATCCTGTACGAGGGCGACGACAAGACGGACGCCGGCTCAAGGAAGCTTCTGCACACCAAAGGCTTCAGGTTCTTGGACCGCGCGGCGCTCACGACCGAAGACACCAGCTCCAAGCTCGCCACCTGCAGCAAAACGCGCGATCAGTGGAAGCTGTGCACGGTGACGCAGGTGGAGCAAGTGAAGAGCATCCTCCGGATCCTCCCTATCTGGGTCTGCACCATCCTCTACTCCGTCGTCTTCACCCAGATGGCGTCGCTCTTCGTCGTGCAGGGTGCCGCGATGCGCCGGACCACACCTTTGGGCGCCTTCTCGATCCCGGCCTCCAGCATGTCGGCCTTCGACATCCTCACCGTCGCGACCACCATCTTCCTGTACCGGcgggccatctgcccgttcctcgCACGGTTCACTGGACGCTCGACCGGACCCACGGAGCTGCAGAGGATGGGACTTGGCCTGGTCCTCGGCGCAATGGCCATGGCCACCGCCGGAACGGTGGAGCACTTCAGGAAGGCCAGCGCGACCACGGCGAACAGCAGCGAGCTGCACATCCTATGGCAGGTGCCGCAGTACGCGCTGATCGGAGTGTCGGAAGTGATGATGTACGTGGGCCAGCTCGAGTTCTTCAACGGCGAGATGCCCGACGGGTTCAAGAGCTTCGGCAGCGCGCTGTGCATGATGTCCATGTCCCTCGGCAACTACTTCAGCGACATCATCGTCAGCGCGGTGACCAAGGCCACCGCCGTGGACGGGCGGCCGGGCTGGATCCCGGCGGACCTGAACGAGGGCCACCTCAACAAGTTCTACTTCCTGCTAGCCATACTCTCCGTCGCCGACTTCGCGGTGTACCTCGTCTTCGCCGGCCGCTACAGGAAGACCTGCAAGGTGGACGGGcggagcgacgaggaggaggaagggagcGTGGACGACGAGGAGGCATGCCACGAGTGA
- the LOC123145136 gene encoding protein NRT1/ PTR FAMILY 7.2 isoform X2, producing MSANEGELKMRVIAMGGDAAAERRAAEEKLCEYTLDGSVDIKGRPAVKGKSGGWLAGGLILVNQGLATMAFFGVNVNLVLFLTRVVQQSNGDAANNVSKWTGTVYMFSLIGAFLSDSYWGRYKTCAIFQAIFVLGLGLLSLSSRLYLIRPVGCGTEHTPCASHSGTEMGIFYIALYMIAFGNGGYQPNIATFGADQFDEEDPAEAHSKVSFFSYFYLALNLGSLFSNTFLSYLQDHGKWVLGFWASTAAAATALLLFLSGTPQYRHAQPCGNPMASICQVASAACRNWKAGGVSCSSDVEILYEGDDKTDAGSRKLLHTKGFRFLDRAALTTEDTSSKLATCSKTRDQWKLCTVTQVEQVKSILRILPIWVCTILYSVVFTQMASLFVVQGAAMRRTTPLGAFSIPASSMSAFDILTVATTIFLYRRAICPFLARFTGRSTGPTELQRMGLGLVLGAMAMATAGTVEHFRKASATTANSSELHILWQVPQYALIGVSEVMMYVGQLEFFNGEMPDGFKSFGSALCMMSMSLGNYFSDIIVSAVTKATAVDGRPGWIPADLNEGHLNKFYFLLAILSVADFAVYLVFAGRYRKTCKVDGRSDEEEEGSVDDEEACHE from the exons ATG TCTGCGAACGAGGGAGAGCTGAAGATGAGGGTGATCGCCATGGGCGGCGACGCCGCCGCGGAGAGGAGGGCCGCCGAGGAGAAGCTCTGCGAGTACACCCTCGACGGGTCCGTGGACATCAAGGGGCGGCCGGCGGTGAAGGGCAAGTCGGGAGGATGGCTCGCCGGAGGCCTTATTCTCG TGAACCAGGGCCTGGCGACGATGGCCTTCTTCGGCGTGAACGTGAACCTGGTGCTGTTCCTGACGAGGGTGGTGCAGCAGAGCAACGGCGACGCGGCCAACAACGTGAGCAAGTGGACCGGCACCGTCTACATGTTCTCCCTCATCGGCGCCTTCCTCAGCGACTCCTACTGGGGCCGCTACAAGACCTGCGCCATCTTCCAGGCCATCTTCGTCCTC GGGCTCGGGCTGCTGTCGCTCTCCTCGCGGCTATACCTCATCAGGCCGGTCGGGTGCGGCACGGAGCACACGCCCTGCGCCTCGCACTCCGGCACGGAGATGGGGATCTTCTACATCGCGCTCTACATGATCGCCTTCGGCAACGGCGGCTACCAGCCCAACATCGCCACCTTCGGGGCCGACCAGTTCGACGAGGAGGACCCCGCCGAGGCGCACTCCAAGGTCTCCTTCTTCAGCTACTTCTACCTGGCGCTCAACCTCGGCTCGCTCTTCTCCAACACCTTCCTCAGCTACCTCCAGGACCACGGCAAGTGGGTGCTCGGCTTCtgggcctccaccgccgccgccgccaccgccctgcTGCTCTTCCTCAGCGGGACGCCACAGTACCGCCACGCGCAGCCCTGCGGCAACCCCATGGCCAGCATCTGCCAGGTCGCCTCCGCCGCCTGCAGGAACTGGAAGGCCGGCGGCGTGTCCTGCTCCTCCGACGTGGAGATCCTGTACGAGGGCGACGACAAGACGGACGCCGGCTCAAGGAAGCTTCTGCACACCAAAGGCTTCAGGTTCTTGGACCGCGCGGCGCTCACGACCGAAGACACCAGCTCCAAGCTCGCCACCTGCAGCAAAACGCGCGATCAGTGGAAGCTGTGCACGGTGACGCAGGTGGAGCAAGTGAAGAGCATCCTCCGGATCCTCCCTATCTGGGTCTGCACCATCCTCTACTCCGTCGTCTTCACCCAGATGGCGTCGCTCTTCGTCGTGCAGGGTGCCGCGATGCGCCGGACCACACCTTTGGGCGCCTTCTCGATCCCGGCCTCCAGCATGTCGGCCTTCGACATCCTCACCGTCGCGACCACCATCTTCCTGTACCGGcgggccatctgcccgttcctcgCACGGTTCACTGGACGCTCGACCGGACCCACGGAGCTGCAGAGGATGGGACTTGGCCTGGTCCTCGGCGCAATGGCCATGGCCACCGCCGGAACGGTGGAGCACTTCAGGAAGGCCAGCGCGACCACGGCGAACAGCAGCGAGCTGCACATCCTATGGCAGGTGCCGCAGTACGCGCTGATCGGAGTGTCGGAAGTGATGATGTACGTGGGCCAGCTCGAGTTCTTCAACGGCGAGATGCCCGACGGGTTCAAGAGCTTCGGCAGCGCGCTGTGCATGATGTCCATGTCCCTCGGCAACTACTTCAGCGACATCATCGTCAGCGCGGTGACCAAGGCCACCGCCGTGGACGGGCGGCCGGGCTGGATCCCGGCGGACCTGAACGAGGGCCACCTCAACAAGTTCTACTTCCTGCTAGCCATACTCTCCGTCGCCGACTTCGCGGTGTACCTCGTCTTCGCCGGCCGCTACAGGAAGACCTGCAAGGTGGACGGGcggagcgacgaggaggaggaagggagcGTGGACGACGAGGAGGCATGCCACGAGTGA